A portion of the Cryptomeria japonica chromosome 5, Sugi_1.0, whole genome shotgun sequence genome contains these proteins:
- the LOC131054723 gene encoding uncharacterized protein LOC131054723 yields MERPKKRSRDFRSCNALTAEEMEAADSLLRLCHLGCFFFQWAIRRKRSAIDRGGFSDNNITHQSKLANRSPLMALGLSWSESDEFDERAGGLPPSSKDMSVKKSSRRRLPKKKTHKELKHMVNTLSSEKSRLKKEEEQLMKTYQELQEWNHHLKSQLAACLNQRQEQKLLSTPQPTPFDRGSNHGTETFVSIKDSSRHNEYDSPDHFVGTLALSTVYDGPLHVGVSVC; encoded by the exons ATGGAGCGGCCAAAGAAGCGCAGCAGGGATTTTCGGAGTTGCAATGCTTTGACAGCAGAAGAAATGGAAGCAGCAGATTCTTTGCTAAGGCTTTGTCATTTGGGTTGCTTTTTTTTTCAGTGGGCAATCAGAAGGAAGCGATCTGCCATTGATAGAGGTGGCTTTAGTGATAACAACATTACCCACCAATCCAAACTGGCCAACAGAAGTCCCTTGATGGCGCTTGGTTTATCCTGGAGTGAAAGTGATGAGTTTGATGAGAGGGCAGGTGGATTGCCACCGTCTTCAAAG GATATGAGTGTAAAAAAATCATCCCGGAGAAGGCTACCTAAGAAAAAG ACACATAAGGAACTGAAACACATGGTGAACACACTCTCTTCAGAAAAGAGTAGATTGAAAAAG GAGGAAGAGCAACTGATGAAAACCTATCAGGAGCTACAGGAGTGGAACCATCATTTAAAATCACAG TTGGCAGCATGCCTTAATCAAAGACAAGAGCAAAAGTTGCTCTCCACTCCCCAGCCAACACCATTTGATAGGGGCTCAAACCATGGTACAGAAACTTTTGTTTCTATTAAAGATTCATCAAGGCATAATGAATATGACTCACCTGACCATTTTGTTGGCACACTTGCTTTAAGCACCGTGTATGACGGACCTCTACATGTTGGAGTGTCTGTGTGTTGA